CTGACCCACAAACGTCGTCTGTCGGCGCTGGGCCCGGGTGGTCTGTCACGTGAGCGCGCCGGCCTGGAGGTCCGTGACGTCCACCCGTCGCACTACGGCCGCATGTGCCCGATCGAGACCCCGGAAGGCCCGAACATCGGCCTGATCGGTTCGCTGTCGGTGTACGCGCGGGTCAACCCGTTCGGCTTCATCGAGACGCCATATCGACGGGTCGAGCAGGGTCGCGTTACGGATGAGGTCAAGTACCTGACCGCCGACGAAGAGGACCGGCACGTCCGGGCCCAGGCGAACTCGCCCGTCGGCGCCGACGGCACCTTCCTCGAGGATCGCGTGCTCGCCCGCCGCGGCAACGAGGAGATGGAGTTCGTCGCACCGTCCGAGGTCGACTACATGGACGTGTCGCCGCGCCAGATGGTGTCGGTGGCGACCGCGATGATCCCGTTCCTCGAGCACGACGACGCCAACCGCGCCCTGATGGGCGCGAACATGCAGCGTCAGGCCGTGCCGCTGATCCGTTCCGAGTCGCCGCTGGTCGGTACCGGTATGGAGCTGCGCGCCGCGGTGGACGCCGGCGATGTCGTGGTGAACGAGAAAGCCGGTGTGGTGGAGGAGGTTTCGGCCGACTACATCACCGTCATGCACGACGACGGCACTCGCAAGTCCTACCGGATGCGCAAGTTCGCGCGCTCCAACCAGGGCACCTGCGCCAACCAGCGTCCGATCGTGGACGAGGGGCAGCGCGTCGAGCAGGGGCATGTCCTCGCCGACGGCCCCTGCACCGAGAACGGTGAGATGGCGCTGGGTAAGAACCTGTTGGTGGCGATCATGCCGTGGGAGGGTCATAACTACGAGGACGCGATCATTCTGTCGCAGCGTCTCGTGGAGGATGATGTGCTGACCTCGATTCATATCGAGGAGCACGAGATCGATGCTCGGGATACGAAGTTGGGTGCCGAGGAGATCACTCGCGATATTCCGAATGTGTCCGATGAGGTGCTCGCTGATCTGGATGAGCGTGGCATCGTGCGTATCGGTGCCGAGGTGCGTGATGGTGACATCCTGGTCGGCAAGGTCACTCCGAAGGGTGAGACCGAGCTGACTCCGGAGGAGCGGCTGTTGCGTGCGATCTTCGGTGAGAAGGCGCGTGAGGTTCGTGATACCTCGTTGAAGGTGCCGCACGGTGAGTCGGGCAAGGTGATCGGTATTCGGGTGTTCTCGCGTGAGGACGACGACGATCTGCCTCCGGGTGTGAACGAGCTGGTGCGTGTGTATGTGGCGCAGAAGCGCAAGATCCAGGACGGTGACAAGCTCGCCGGTCGGCACGGCAACAAGGGTGTTATCGGCAAGATCCTGCCCAAGGAGGATATGCCGTTCATGCCCGACGGCACTCCGGTCGACATCATCTTGAACACTCATGGTGTGCCGCGTCGTATGAATATCGGTCAGATCCTGGAGACCCATCTGGGCTGGATCGCCAAGGCCGGCTGGCAGGTCGACGGTGCCGAATCCGGCAACCTCCCGGACTGGGCCAAGAGCCTGCCCGAGGAGATGCTGGGCCAGGAAGCCGACACCAACATCGCCACCCCGGTGTTCGACGGTGCGCAGGAGGACGAGCTGACCGGTCTGCTGGGTTCCACCCTGCCGAACCGCGACGGCGAGACCATGGTCGACGCCAACGGCAAGTCGGTGCTGTTCGATGGTCGTTCGGGTGAGCCGTTCCCGTATCCGGTGGCCGTGGGTTACATGTACATCCTGAAGTTGCATCACCTGGTGGACGACAAGATCCACGCGCGGTCGACGGGTCCGTACTCGATGATCACCCAGCAGCCGCTCGGTGGTAAGGCGCAGTTCGGTGGTCAGCGTTTCGGTGAGATGGAGTGCTGGGCCATGCAGGCCTACGGCGCCGCCTACACCCTGCAGGAACTGCTGACCATCAAGTCCGACGACGTGGTCGGGCGGGTGAAGGTCTACGAGGCGATCGTCAAGGGCGAGAACATCCCCGAGCCCGGCATCCCGGAATCGTTCAAGGTTCTACTCAAGGAACTCCAGTCACTGTGCCTCAACGTCGAAGTACTGTCCTCCGACGGCGCCGCGATCGAGATGCGCGACGGTGACGACGAAGACCTCGAGCGCGCCGCGGCGAACCTCGGTATCAACCTGTCCCGCAACGAGGCTGCGACGGTCGACGACCTCGCGCAGTGAGTGATCGGTCCCGGCGCCCGATTGGGCGCCGGGGCAGTACTCCGCTCCGGCGGAAGAACTAGCGAACTTTGCTCGATACTGAACCCGAACAGGGGAAAGGAAGTTACGTGCTAGACGTCAACTTCTTCGATGAACTCCGGATCGGCCTGGCTACCGCCGAAGACATTCGCAACTGGTCTTTCGGTGAGGTCAAGAAGCCGGAGACCATCAACTACCGCACGCTCAAGCCGGAGAAGGACGGCTTGTTCTGCGAGAAGATCTTCGGTCCCACCCGGGACTGGGAGTGCTACTGCGGCAAGTACAAGCGCGTGCGCTTCAAGGGCATCATCTGTGAGCGCTGTGGCGTCGAGGTGACTCGCGCCAAGGTGCGTCGTGAGCGGATGGGCCACATCGAGCTGGCCGCGCCGGTCACTCACATCTGGTACTTCAAGGGTGTGCCGAGCCGCCTCGGCTACCTGCTGGACCTGGCGCCGAAGGATCTCGAGAAGATCATCTACTTCGCCGCCTACGTCATCACCGCCGTCGACGACGATCTGCGCCACAACGAGCTGTCCACGCTCGAGGCGGAGATGGAGGTCGAGAAGAAGACCATCGCCGACCAGCGTGACGCCGACCTCGAGGCGCGGGCGCAGAAGCTGGAAGCCGATCTGGCCGAGCTGGAGGCCGAGGGCGCCAAGTCCGACGTTCGCCGCAAGGTCAAGGACGGCGGCGAGCGCGAGATGCGCCAGCTGCGCGATCGGTCCCAGCGTGAGCTGGACCGGCTCGACGAGATCTGGACCACCTTCACCAAGCTGGCTCCCAAGCAGCTGATCGTGGACGAGGTCCTCTACCGCGAGCTGCAGGACCGCTACGGCGAGTACTTCACCGGCTCGATGGGTGCCGAAGCCATCCAGAAGCTGATGGAGAACTTCGACATCGAGGCCGAGGCCGAGAACCTGCGCGAGACCATTCGCACCGGTAAGGGCCAGAAGAAGCTGCGCGCGCTCAAGCGACTGAAGGTCGTCGCGGCGTTCCAGACCAACGGCAACTCCCCGATGGGCATGGTCCTCGACGCCGTTCCGGTGATCCCGCCGGAGCTGCGCCCGATGGTTCAGCTCGACGGTGGCCGCTTCGCCACCTCGGACCTGAACGACCTGTACCGCCGCGTGATCAACCGCAACAACCGCCTCAAGCGACTGATCGACCTCGGAGCTCCCGAGATCATCGTCAACAACGAGAAGCGGATGCTGCAGGAGTCCGTGGACGCGCTGTTCGACAACGGCCGTCGCGGTCGCCCGGTGACCGGTCCCGGTAACCGCCCGCTGAAGTCCCTGAGCGATCTGCTCAAGGGCAAGCAGGGTCGTTTCCGTCAGAACCTGCTCGGTAAGCGCGTCGACTACTCCGGCCGTTCGGTCATCGTCGTCGGCCCGCAGCTCAAACTGCATCAGTGCGGTCTGCCCAAGCTGATGGCGCTCGAGCTGTTCAAGCCGTTCGTGATGAAGCGTCTGGTCGATCTGAACCACGCGCAGAACATCAAGTCCGCCAAGCGGATGGTCGAGCGGCAGCGTGCCCAGGTGTGGGATGTCCTCGAAGAGGTCATCGCCGAGCACCCGGTCATGCTGAACCGCGCGCCCACCCTGCACCGGCTGGGTATCCAGGCCTTCGAGCCGTTGCTGGTCGAGGGTAAGGCGATCCAGCTGCACCCGCTGGTCTGTGAAGCCTTCAACGCCGACTTCGACGGTGACCAGATGGCCGTGCACCTGCCGCTCTCGGCAGAGGCGCAGGCCGAGGCTCGCATCCTGATGCTGTCGTCGAACAACATCCTGTCCCCCGCGTCGGGCCGCCCGCTGGCTATGCCGCGTCTGGACATGGTGACCGGTCTGTACTACCTGACCCGCCTGGAAGAGGGCGCCAAGGGCGAGTACCAGCCGGCCTCCAAGGATGCTCCCGAGCACGGCGTCTACGCCTCGCCGGCCGAGGCCCAGATGGCCGTCGACCGGGGTGAGCTGACGGTTCGCTCGCGGATCAAGGTGCGCCTGACCGATCAGCGTCCGCCCAAGGACGTCGAGGCGGAGCTGTTCCCCGAGGGCTGGCAGCCCGGTGATTCCTGGCTGACCGAGACCACTCTGGGCCGGGTCCTCTTCAACGAGCTGCTGCCCGCGGACTACGCGTTCATCAACGAGCAGATGCCGAAGAAGCGGCAGGCGACGATCATCAACGATCTCGCCGAGCGCTACCCGATGATCGTGGTCGCGCAGACCGTCGACAAGCTCAAGGACGCCGGCTTCTACTGGGCCACGCGTTCGGGTGTCACCGTCTCCATGTCGGACGTTCTGGTTCCGCCGGAGAAGGCCGACATCATGGAGCGCTACGAGGCGCAGTCCGACCAGATCGAGAAGAAGTACCAGCGCGGTGCTCTCGACCACGCCGAGCGCAACAACGCGCTGGTCAAGATCTGGCAGGAAGCGACCGAAGAGGTCGGTAAGGCGCTGCGTGCGCACTACCCGGCCGACAACCCGATCATCACGATCGTCGACTCGGGCGCCACGGGTAACTTCACCCAGACTCGTACCCTCGCGGGCATGAAGGGTCTGGTGACCAACCCGAAGGGTGAGTTCATTCCGCGGCCGATCAAGTCCTCCTTCCGTGAGGGCCTGACGGTTCTGGAGTACTTCATCAACACCCACGGTGCGCGAAAGGGTCTGGCCGACACCGCGCTTCGTACCGCCGACTCGGGTTACCTGACCCGTCGTCTGGTGGACGTGTCGCAGGACGTCATCGTGCGCGAGACCGACTGTGGCACCGAGCGCGGTATCACCGTCGCGATCGCGGAACGTCAGCCCGACGGCACGATCATCCGCGATGCGCACGTGGAGACCAGCACCTACGCCCGGACGCTGGCCGCCGACGCGGTCGACGCGAACGGCAACGTGGTGGTGGAGAAGGGGCACGATCTCGGTGACCCGGCCATCGAGGCGCTGCTCGACGCCGGCATCACCGATGTCAAGGTTCGCTCCGTGCTGACCTGCACCACCGGCACCGGCGTGTGCGCGACCTGCTACGGCCGCTCCATGGCGACCGGCAAGCTGGTCGACATCGGTGAGGCCGTCGGTATCGTCGCCGCCCAGTCCATCGGTGAGCCCGGTACCCAGCTGACCATGCGTACCTTCCACCAGGGTGGTGTCGCGGGTGACGACATCACCGGTGGTCTGCCTCGCGTGCAGGAGTTGTTCGAGGCTCGCGTGCCCAAGGGCAAGGCGCCGATCGCCGAGGTCTCGGGTCGCGTGCGGCTCGAGGACGACGACCGCTTCTACAAGATCACCATCATTCCGGACGACGGTTCGGACGAGGTGCTCTACGACAAGCTGTCGAAGCGTCAGCGTCTGCGGGTGTTCAAGCACGAGGACGGCTCCGAGCGTCTGCTCGCGGACAACGACCACGTCGAGGTCGGTCAGCAGCTGCTCGAGGGCTCGGCCGATCCGCACGAGGTGCTGCGCGTGATGGGTCCGCGTCAGGTGCAGGTCCACCTGGTCCACGAGGTCCAGGAGGTGTACCGGTCGCAGGGTGTGTCCATTCACGACAAGCACATCGAGGTCATCGTTCGCCAGATGCTGCGCCGCGTCACCATCATCGACTCGGGTGCGACGGAGTTCCTGCCCGGTTCGCTGGTTGAGCGCTCGGAGTTCGAGGCGGCCAACCGCCGCGTCGTCGCCGAGGGTGGCGAGCCCGCCTCGGGTCGCCCGGTGCTGATGGGTATCACCAAGGCGTCGCTGGCCACCGACTCGTGGCTGTCGGCGGCCTCCTTCCAGGAGACGACTCGTGTGCTGACGGATGCGGCGATCAACTGCCGCTCCGACAAGCTGATCGGCCTGAAGGAGAACGTCATCATCGGTAAGTTGATCCCGGCCGGTACCGGTATCAACCGCTACCGCAACATCCAGGTGCAGCCGACCGAGGAAGCTCGGGCCGCGGCGTACGCGGTGCCGTCCTACGACGACACCTACTACAGCCCCGAGGGCTTCGGCACCACCACGGGTGCGGCGGTGCCGCTGGACGACTACGGGTTCAGCGACTACCGGTAGGCCTTCACAGGCACCATCATTCGGCCCCCGCTCCGTTCGGAGCGGGGGCCGAATGCGTGTCGCGGGGTTGCGTTCGGTTCGGCGGCGAGTCCCGCGTTACCTAGGGCTCGTCGGGGGAAGGTCGACCGGTGCCGTCCCCGGTACCGAGCAACCGGTCGCGGAGGTGGTCCAAGACCAGGTCGAGCGCCTGGCGGGTGGGCTGGCCGGGCCCATCGACGAGATGTTCGGTGAGGACCGAATGCGGTGGGGTCGGCGCGTTCGGGGCGGCATCGGCAGGATCCAGTTCCACCGCGACGAACGCCGCGCCGAATTGCTCGCGCAAGAACTCGAACCGTTCGCCCGGCACCAGTCGATCGCCGCGGAACCGCAGACCGAGAATGATGAGGCCCTGGGCACAGCGCTGTCTGATCCGAGCGAGATCCGCGGAGTCGATACCAATTCCGGCGCGCCGACTCCGGGTCACCGGCACCGGCGTGGCGGGCTGGGACAGCACCGGTGCGATCAAGCGGTCGTCGACGGCCATGGCCAGGGCGAATCCGCCGGTGAGGCACATTCCGACGGCGCCGATGCCCGGTCCGCCGCAGCGTTGGTGTTCGGCGGCGCCGAGTGCGCGCAGCCAGGTGGTGATCGGCGAATCGCGAGGGCCCGCCAGCAGACTGAACTCGCGGTTGATACAGAGCCGGATCATCGCGCCGCCGCCGTAGGTGACGGCGCCGAGCAGTCCGTGCCCCTCGGGGTTGGGGTCGCGTCCCGCGGTGCCGAACATATCCGGCAGCACCACCGTGAGTCCGAGGTCGCGAACCCGGCGGGCGAATGCGGCGACCTTGGGCGTGATCCCCGGAACCTCGGTCATGACGATGACGGCCGGTCCCGCTCCGGAACGCAGAATCGGGTGGGTGATGTTCTGGTGGGTGAACGATTCGCGGGTGAAGTCGGTCAGGGGGTCGTCGGCCATGCTGCCTCCGTCGTGGGCGAATTCATCGATGTGATGATTCTGCACCGCGGGCCGAGGGTGGTGGCGCGTCTAGGTTTCGAGGTGTCGGCGGGCGGCGATGAACAGGGTGGTGCAGACTTCGGTCAGGTGGGCGGGGGAAGCGGGGGTGCCGCTCATGAGCCAATCGACCAGGAGATGATTCACGCCGCCCACCAGCGCGACCGCGGACGAATGTTGCTTGGGGGTAAGAGGTTCGGTGCGGGCCGCGGACCAGGCGGCGGTAACTATATCGGCGAATTCGCGCAGTACCGCGTGGCGGCGTTCCTCCATGACGGGAGAGACGCCGACGACCTCGATCAGGGCCACGCGAGCTCGGCGGGGGTCGTCGGTCAGGTAGCCGATGAAAGCCCGTAGCCCCGCGTTGGTTTGGTCGTCGACATCGGCGCCGGCATCGGTCATGGCCGCTACGGTCACCGTCCGTGTCGCCTCTACCAGCTCGGAATACAGTGCGGATAAGCAACTTTCGCGGTCGGCGAAGGATTCGTAGAAGTAGCGTTCGGTCAGCCGGGCCGCGCGGCAGATCTGCTTGACCGAACTTCCCGAGTAGCCGGTGGTGCCGAAGATCTCCAGCGCCGTATCGAGGATGGCGCTCCGGCGCTGCACCCGGCGTTCCTCCGGGCTCATCCCGAGGTATTTCCGGCCCGGCGCTCGAGTCGTACGGCGAGTTCCCGGGCTTTCCGAACCCGCTACCGACTTCCGCGTCATCGCCCCTGTTCCTCGGTTGCTGTCAATGGCACACTAGAGCACGTTCCTGACATGCCATCATGTCAGAATTAAGGAGATGCTCATGCCCACACCGATGACCGGCCAGGTGGTCGTCGTGACCGGCGGCGCACGCGGGATCGGCCGGGAGATCGCGCGGGTGCTGGCGGGCGCCGGAGCACGCGTCGCCATCGGTGACCGCGACGAGCCGGCGGCCGTCGCCACCGCCTCCGAGCTTCCCGGCATCGTTCGCGGGTTCGCCCTCAACGTCGCCGACACCCGGTCGTTCCGCGAGTTCCTCACCGCTGTCGAATCCCTCTGGGGGCCGATAGATGTCCTGGTCAACAATGCCGGAGTGATGTGGGTCGGCCCGTTCGACGAGGAACCGGAGGCCGCGACCGCCCGGATGCTCGAGGTCAATCTGCACGGTGTCATCCGCGGGGTGCGCCTGGCCGCGCCGGCCATGCGCCGCCGCGGCCGCGGCCATATCGTCACCATCGCCTCGGCCGCCGCCCGACTGTCCCCGCCCGGCGAATCGACCTACGCGGCGACCAAGCACGGCGTACTGGGTTATCTGACCGGCGTGCGCGAGGAACTGCGCCGCAGCGGGGTACGGATCTCGGTGATCATGCCCGGCGTGGTCGAGACCGAACTCGCCGTCGGCACCGCCAGCGGCGCCGCGAAACTGCTGCAGCCCGCCGATGTGGCGCGCGCGGTGTTGCGGGCTATCGAACATCCTCGCTTCGAGGTCACCGTGCCGCGCTATATCGGCCCGCTGGTCCGCCTCGCCGAACTGCTCCCGCAGCGCCTGCGCGACCTCACCTTCCGGCGCATGGTCCCCGACCAGGTCGCCGCCACCCACGACTCCGCGGACCGCGCCGCATACGAACGCACCCTCACCGACCCGGGAGACCGCTGATGACCGAAACCAGACCCCGAAGCGCGTGACCGTTGCCACCCCTCGGACTGCGTCGGCGCAGCATTGAGCCGCCCGCGCCGGCGCACCCGGCCTGCCGGTTCCGGATCCCCGGAACCGGCAGGCGCGCGGAGGATCGTCGCGCGGCGATCACGTTCGGCGCCGGCGGTTTTCGCACCCCTGCGGACTATCCGCCCACGTATGCGGCCAAGTGTTCGCCGGTGAGTGTCGAGCGGTCGGCGACCAGATCGCCCGGCGTGCCCTCGAAGACGATCCGTCCACCGTCGTGTCCGGCGCCCGGTCCGAGGTCGATGATCCAGTCGGCGTGGGCCATCACGGCCTGATGGTGCTCGATGACGATCACCGACTTCCCGGAGTCCACCAGCCGATCGAGCAGCCCGAGCAGGTTCTCCACATCGGCCAGGTGCAGGCCGGTGGTCGGCTCGTCCAGGACGTAGACGCCGCCCTTCTCACCCATATGGGTGGCGAGTTTGATGCGCTGCCGCTCGCCGCCGGACAGGGTGGTCAACGGCTGGCCCAGTTTCAGATATCCCAGTCCGACATCGTCGAGACGCTGCACGATCTTGTGCGCCGCGGGAATTCGCGCCTCGCCCGCACCGAAGAACTTCTCGGCCTCCGCGACCGACATCTCCAGCACCTCGCTGATATCACGGCCACCGAGGTGGTAGTCGAGTACCGCCGCCTGGAAGCGCTTACCGTCGCATTCCTCGCAGGTGGTGGCGACACCGGCCATCATCGCCAGATCGGTATAGATGACGCCGGCGCCGTTGCAGGTGGGGCACGCGCCCTCGGAATTGGCGCTGAACAACGCCGGCTTCACCCCGTTGGCCTTGGCGAACGCCTTGCGAATCGGTTCCAGCAGTCCGGTGTAGGTGGCCGGATTGCTGCGCCGAGAGCCGCGGATCGCACCCTGGTCGACGACCACGACATCGTCACGGTCGGCGACCGAACCGTGGATCAGTGAACTCTTTCCGGAACCGGCCACGCCGGTGACGACACACAGCACCCCGAGCGGAAGGTCGACATCCACGTCCTTCAGATTGTGGGTGGACGCCCCGCGAATCTCCAACGCGCCGGACGACTTTCGGGGCGTGTCCTTCAACTTCGCGCGATCGTCGAGATGGCGTCCGGTGATGGTGTCGCTGGCCCGCAGACCCGCGATATCGCCTTCGAAACAGATTGTGCCGCCCTCGGTGCCGGCCCCGGGACCGAGATCGACGATGTGGTCGGCGATCGCGATCGCCTCCGGCTTGTGCTCGACCACCAGCACGGTATTGCCCTTGTCGCGCAGTTGCAGCAGCAGATTGTTCATGCGCTCGATATCGTGCGGGTGCAATCCGATGGTGGGCTCGTCGAAGACATAGGTGACGTCGGTGAGCGACGATCCGAGGTGGCGAATCATCTTGGTGCGCTGTGCTTCGCCACCGGAGAGCGTGCCGGCCGGGCGGTCCAGGGACAGATAGCCGAGACCGATCTCGGTGAACGAGTCGAGCAGGTGCCGCAGACCGGTCAGCAGGGGCGCCACCGACGGCTCGTCGAGTCCGCGTACCCATTCGGCCAGATCGCTGATCTGCATCGCGCACGCGTCGGCGATGCTCTTACCGTCGATCTTCGAGGAACGGGCCTCCGGGCTGAGCCGGGTGCCCTCGCATTCCGGGCAGGTCGTGAAGGTCACCGCGCGCTCGACGAAGGTGCGGATATGCGGCTGCATCGCGTCGACGTCCTTGGCCAGCATCGACTTCTGGATCTTCGGGATCAGGCCCTCGTAGGTCAGGTTGATGCCCTCGACCTTGATCTTGGTGGGCTCCTTGTAGAGCAGGTCGTGCATTTCGCGCTTGTTGTACTTGCGGATCGGCTTGTCCGGGTCGAAGAGTCCGCAGCCGCGGTAGATGCGGCCGTACCAGCCGTCCATGCTGTAACCGGGGATGGTGAGCGCGCCCTCGTTGAGGGAGCGGCTGTCGTCGAACAACGCGGTCAGGTCGAAATCGGTGACCGACCCCATGCCCTCACAGCGCGGGCACATACCGCCGAGCCGGTGGAAGGTCGCCTTCTCCGCCTTGGTCTTACCGCCGCGTTCGACGGTGATCGCGCCACTGGCCGTCACCGAGGGCACATTGAACGAATACGCGTTCGGTGAGCCGATATTCGGTTGCGCGAGCCGGCTGAACAGAATGCGCAGCATGGCGTTGGCATCGGTGGCGGTGCCGACGGTGGAACGGGGGTTGGCGCCCATCCGCTCCTGATCGACGGAGATCGCGGTGGTGAGGCCGTCGAGAAAGTCGACGTCCGGGCGCGCGAGGGTCGGCATGAAGCCCTGGACGAACGCGCTGTAGGTCTCGTTGATCATCCGCTGCGATTCCGCGGCGATGGTGCCGAATACCAGCGAACTCTTTCCCGATCCGGATACGCCGGTGAAGACGGTCAGCCGGCGCTTGGGGATCTCGACGCTGATATCGCGCAGATTGTT
The genomic region above belongs to Nocardia spumae and contains:
- the rpoB gene encoding DNA-directed RNA polymerase subunit beta, whose translation is MLEGRILAVSTQTKAGIPGAPKRVSFAKIREPLEVPDLLDLQTESFAWLVGSPDWRERAIARGDAGPVGGLEEVLEELSPIEDFSGSMSLSFSDPRFEEVKASIEECKDKDMTYAAPLFVTAEFINNNTGEIKSQTVFMGDFPMMTDKGTFIINGTERVVVSQLVRSPGVYFDESIDKGTEKTLHSVRVIPSRGAWLEFDVDKRDTVGVRIDRKRRQPVTVLLKALGLTAEEITERFGFSEIMLSTLEKDNTAGQDEALLDIYRKLRPGEPPTKESAQTLLENLFFKEKRYDLARVGRYKVNKKLGVNAGEPITGSTLTREDIVATIEYLVRLHQGDNSMTVPGGVEVPVDVDDIDHFGNRRLRTVGELIQNQLRVGLSRMERVVRERMTTQDVEAITPQTLINIRPITAAIREFFGTSQLSQFMDQNNPLSGLTHKRRLSALGPGGLSRERAGLEVRDVHPSHYGRMCPIETPEGPNIGLIGSLSVYARVNPFGFIETPYRRVEQGRVTDEVKYLTADEEDRHVRAQANSPVGADGTFLEDRVLARRGNEEMEFVAPSEVDYMDVSPRQMVSVATAMIPFLEHDDANRALMGANMQRQAVPLIRSESPLVGTGMELRAAVDAGDVVVNEKAGVVEEVSADYITVMHDDGTRKSYRMRKFARSNQGTCANQRPIVDEGQRVEQGHVLADGPCTENGEMALGKNLLVAIMPWEGHNYEDAIILSQRLVEDDVLTSIHIEEHEIDARDTKLGAEEITRDIPNVSDEVLADLDERGIVRIGAEVRDGDILVGKVTPKGETELTPEERLLRAIFGEKAREVRDTSLKVPHGESGKVIGIRVFSREDDDDLPPGVNELVRVYVAQKRKIQDGDKLAGRHGNKGVIGKILPKEDMPFMPDGTPVDIILNTHGVPRRMNIGQILETHLGWIAKAGWQVDGAESGNLPDWAKSLPEEMLGQEADTNIATPVFDGAQEDELTGLLGSTLPNRDGETMVDANGKSVLFDGRSGEPFPYPVAVGYMYILKLHHLVDDKIHARSTGPYSMITQQPLGGKAQFGGQRFGEMECWAMQAYGAAYTLQELLTIKSDDVVGRVKVYEAIVKGENIPEPGIPESFKVLLKELQSLCLNVEVLSSDGAAIEMRDGDDEDLERAAANLGINLSRNEAATVDDLAQ
- a CDS encoding DNA-directed RNA polymerase subunit beta'; the encoded protein is MLDVNFFDELRIGLATAEDIRNWSFGEVKKPETINYRTLKPEKDGLFCEKIFGPTRDWECYCGKYKRVRFKGIICERCGVEVTRAKVRRERMGHIELAAPVTHIWYFKGVPSRLGYLLDLAPKDLEKIIYFAAYVITAVDDDLRHNELSTLEAEMEVEKKTIADQRDADLEARAQKLEADLAELEAEGAKSDVRRKVKDGGEREMRQLRDRSQRELDRLDEIWTTFTKLAPKQLIVDEVLYRELQDRYGEYFTGSMGAEAIQKLMENFDIEAEAENLRETIRTGKGQKKLRALKRLKVVAAFQTNGNSPMGMVLDAVPVIPPELRPMVQLDGGRFATSDLNDLYRRVINRNNRLKRLIDLGAPEIIVNNEKRMLQESVDALFDNGRRGRPVTGPGNRPLKSLSDLLKGKQGRFRQNLLGKRVDYSGRSVIVVGPQLKLHQCGLPKLMALELFKPFVMKRLVDLNHAQNIKSAKRMVERQRAQVWDVLEEVIAEHPVMLNRAPTLHRLGIQAFEPLLVEGKAIQLHPLVCEAFNADFDGDQMAVHLPLSAEAQAEARILMLSSNNILSPASGRPLAMPRLDMVTGLYYLTRLEEGAKGEYQPASKDAPEHGVYASPAEAQMAVDRGELTVRSRIKVRLTDQRPPKDVEAELFPEGWQPGDSWLTETTLGRVLFNELLPADYAFINEQMPKKRQATIINDLAERYPMIVVAQTVDKLKDAGFYWATRSGVTVSMSDVLVPPEKADIMERYEAQSDQIEKKYQRGALDHAERNNALVKIWQEATEEVGKALRAHYPADNPIITIVDSGATGNFTQTRTLAGMKGLVTNPKGEFIPRPIKSSFREGLTVLEYFINTHGARKGLADTALRTADSGYLTRRLVDVSQDVIVRETDCGTERGITVAIAERQPDGTIIRDAHVETSTYARTLAADAVDANGNVVVEKGHDLGDPAIEALLDAGITDVKVRSVLTCTTGTGVCATCYGRSMATGKLVDIGEAVGIVAAQSIGEPGTQLTMRTFHQGGVAGDDITGGLPRVQELFEARVPKGKAPIAEVSGRVRLEDDDRFYKITIIPDDGSDEVLYDKLSKRQRLRVFKHEDGSERLLADNDHVEVGQQLLEGSADPHEVLRVMGPRQVQVHLVHEVQEVYRSQGVSIHDKHIEVIVRQMLRRVTIIDSGATEFLPGSLVERSEFEAANRRVVAEGGEPASGRPVLMGITKASLATDSWLSAASFQETTRVLTDAAINCRSDKLIGLKENVIIGKLIPAGTGINRYRNIQVQPTEEARAAAYAVPSYDDTYYSPEGFGTTTGAAVPLDDYGFSDYR
- a CDS encoding dienelactone hydrolase family protein → MADDPLTDFTRESFTHQNITHPILRSGAGPAVIVMTEVPGITPKVAAFARRVRDLGLTVVLPDMFGTAGRDPNPEGHGLLGAVTYGGGAMIRLCINREFSLLAGPRDSPITTWLRALGAAEHQRCGGPGIGAVGMCLTGGFALAMAVDDRLIAPVLSQPATPVPVTRSRRAGIGIDSADLARIRQRCAQGLIILGLRFRGDRLVPGERFEFLREQFGAAFVAVELDPADAAPNAPTPPHSVLTEHLVDGPGQPTRQALDLVLDHLRDRLLGTGDGTGRPSPDEP
- a CDS encoding TetR/AcrR family transcriptional regulator, which encodes MQRRSAILDTALEIFGTTGYSGSSVKQICRAARLTERYFYESFADRESCLSALYSELVEATRTVTVAAMTDAGADVDDQTNAGLRAFIGYLTDDPRRARVALIEVVGVSPVMEERRHAVLREFADIVTAAWSAARTEPLTPKQHSSAVALVGGVNHLLVDWLMSGTPASPAHLTEVCTTLFIAARRHLET
- a CDS encoding SDR family oxidoreductase, whose protein sequence is MLMPTPMTGQVVVVTGGARGIGREIARVLAGAGARVAIGDRDEPAAVATASELPGIVRGFALNVADTRSFREFLTAVESLWGPIDVLVNNAGVMWVGPFDEEPEAATARMLEVNLHGVIRGVRLAAPAMRRRGRGHIVTIASAAARLSPPGESTYAATKHGVLGYLTGVREELRRSGVRISVIMPGVVETELAVGTASGAAKLLQPADVARAVLRAIEHPRFEVTVPRYIGPLVRLAELLPQRLRDLTFRRMVPDQVAATHDSADRAAYERTLTDPGDR
- a CDS encoding ATP-binding cassette domain-containing protein; protein product: MSKAPTPDRHLADSHDLIRVHGARVNNLRDISVEIPKRRLTVFTGVSGSGKSSLVFGTIAAESQRMINETYSAFVQGFMPTLARPDVDFLDGLTTAISVDQERMGANPRSTVGTATDANAMLRILFSRLAQPNIGSPNAYSFNVPSVTASGAITVERGGKTKAEKATFHRLGGMCPRCEGMGSVTDFDLTALFDDSRSLNEGALTIPGYSMDGWYGRIYRGCGLFDPDKPIRKYNKREMHDLLYKEPTKIKVEGINLTYEGLIPKIQKSMLAKDVDAMQPHIRTFVERAVTFTTCPECEGTRLSPEARSSKIDGKSIADACAMQISDLAEWVRGLDEPSVAPLLTGLRHLLDSFTEIGLGYLSLDRPAGTLSGGEAQRTKMIRHLGSSLTDVTYVFDEPTIGLHPHDIERMNNLLLQLRDKGNTVLVVEHKPEAIAIADHIVDLGPGAGTEGGTICFEGDIAGLRASDTITGRHLDDRAKLKDTPRKSSGALEIRGASTHNLKDVDVDLPLGVLCVVTGVAGSGKSSLIHGSVADRDDVVVVDQGAIRGSRRSNPATYTGLLEPIRKAFAKANGVKPALFSANSEGACPTCNGAGVIYTDLAMMAGVATTCEECDGKRFQAAVLDYHLGGRDISEVLEMSVAEAEKFFGAGEARIPAAHKIVQRLDDVGLGYLKLGQPLTTLSGGERQRIKLATHMGEKGGVYVLDEPTTGLHLADVENLLGLLDRLVDSGKSVIVIEHHQAVMAHADWIIDLGPGAGHDGGRIVFEGTPGDLVADRSTLTGEHLAAYVGG